The following coding sequences are from one Mycobacterium bourgelatii window:
- a CDS encoding UbiD family decarboxylase encodes MSNELVPDLRSWMATLKTAGQLRHITARVDWDEEIGAITRANLSLGGPALLFENIVGHEDTRCTKFLTSAIGNGCQIRLMLGLSSSASDAVVVRHLKDAFLKPIPPRIVQTGPVKENSIAGDQIDLWQFPAPKWHAADGGRYIDTFCGVVTEDKVTGRDNIGVYRGMIVDRDKIAKLLAPIQGWGGHLQQYKPEPMPVAIVYGWHDVLPFCAGSPFPKDVCEWDMMGALLGRPVDLVACETVPLHVPASAEIVVEGYLDPDPATFVPEGPFAEYPGYLDGHAAPTPVLQVTRITHRNDPVLRGSLEGMRPGFLVEDSMINYARSAIAWNVLESAGVRGVTDVWMSQVSNGTNIVVQVHKAYRGHAQQVAAALWGTSGSIWFYKNVMVVEEDIDIHDPQALDWAMAYRVNAGLGDISFYGPTLGSPLDPSTPPEKADMGKYGSGEWTRVLIDATRSWEFEPRPEWGGRHYPAINKLSPPLEARVAARWDELGIGIPYLSVDRRELLTMEQLSQRLPDV; translated from the coding sequence GTGAGCAACGAACTGGTACCCGACCTGCGGAGTTGGATGGCGACCCTCAAGACCGCAGGCCAGCTGCGGCACATCACGGCCCGCGTCGACTGGGATGAGGAAATCGGTGCGATCACCCGGGCGAATCTGTCCCTGGGTGGACCAGCGCTGCTGTTCGAGAACATCGTCGGGCATGAAGACACCCGGTGCACCAAGTTTCTGACGTCGGCGATCGGAAATGGGTGTCAGATCCGGCTCATGCTGGGTCTGTCGTCGAGCGCCAGCGATGCCGTCGTCGTGCGTCACCTCAAAGACGCGTTCCTGAAACCGATTCCGCCGCGCATTGTGCAGACCGGTCCGGTGAAAGAGAACAGCATCGCGGGCGATCAGATCGACCTCTGGCAGTTTCCGGCGCCGAAATGGCATGCCGCGGACGGCGGTCGGTATATCGACACATTCTGCGGTGTGGTGACCGAAGACAAGGTGACCGGACGCGACAACATCGGGGTCTACCGCGGCATGATCGTCGACCGCGACAAGATTGCCAAGCTGTTGGCGCCCATCCAAGGTTGGGGCGGTCATCTTCAGCAGTACAAGCCCGAGCCGATGCCGGTGGCCATCGTCTACGGCTGGCACGACGTATTGCCGTTCTGTGCAGGCAGTCCGTTCCCGAAAGATGTCTGCGAGTGGGACATGATGGGCGCGCTGCTCGGCCGGCCGGTAGATCTGGTGGCGTGCGAAACGGTGCCGTTGCATGTCCCGGCGAGCGCCGAGATCGTCGTCGAGGGTTACCTCGACCCTGACCCGGCTACCTTCGTGCCCGAGGGCCCGTTCGCGGAATACCCCGGGTACCTCGATGGCCATGCGGCGCCGACGCCGGTGCTGCAGGTCACCCGGATTACCCATCGCAATGACCCGGTGCTGCGGGGCTCGCTGGAAGGCATGCGGCCGGGATTCCTCGTCGAAGACTCGATGATCAACTACGCCCGCTCCGCCATCGCCTGGAACGTTCTTGAAAGCGCCGGCGTCCGGGGCGTGACCGATGTGTGGATGTCGCAGGTGTCGAATGGCACCAACATCGTTGTTCAGGTCCACAAGGCTTACCGCGGTCACGCGCAGCAGGTTGCCGCGGCGCTGTGGGGTACCAGCGGATCCATCTGGTTTTACAAGAACGTGATGGTCGTTGAGGAGGACATCGACATCCACGATCCGCAGGCACTCGACTGGGCGATGGCCTACCGTGTCAACGCCGGCCTCGGCGACATCTCGTTCTATGGGCCGACACTCGGCTCACCGCTGGATCCCTCCACGCCACCCGAGAAGGCAGACATGGGCAAGTACGGCAGCGGCGAATGGACGCGGGTGCTCATCGACGCAACGCGAAGCTGGGAGTTCGAACCCCGCCCGGAGTGGGGCGGGCGCCACTATCCGGCGATCAACAAGCTCTCGCCGCCACTGGAAGCCCGAGTCGCCGCCCGCTGGGACGAACTGGGAATCGGCATCCCCTATCTCAGTGTGGACCGCCGTGAACTGCTGACGATGGAGCAGCTCAGCCAGCGCCTGCCGGACGTCTAG
- a CDS encoding RtcB family protein, translated as MSQRIGTKLLNFASEIEGDTVAQAKTTASMPFVHPHVSLMPDAHLGKGSAVGTVIPTKGAVIPAAVGVDIGCGMVAAKTRFTEDDLSGKFGGDYRPKLPQLRRAVEETIPLSPGNYNKSLRRFPFTTKKLDELFKLQDDLGVDLSHSPKWMEQLGSLGGGNHFIELCLDTDDNVWLFLHSGSRGVGNKIAQRHIKIALQQCTKDPLIKLPNRDLAFLTEGAPEFDRYIKDLEWAQRFAYLNRAEMMDRFVHVFAQWLGVQAQRVELERINTHHNYTVPTQIDGEAVWLTRKGAIDATEGKLGIIPGSMGTRSYIVRGKGNADGLWSAPHGAGRRFSRTKAKKLFTEQDLAAAMAGIEYRHGKEWVDEIPQAYKDIDQVMTDAEPLVEIVTSLRQIMNVKGT; from the coding sequence ATGTCACAACGCATCGGGACCAAGCTGCTGAACTTCGCTTCGGAAATCGAAGGCGACACCGTCGCGCAGGCGAAGACCACCGCGTCGATGCCGTTCGTGCACCCGCACGTCTCCCTCATGCCCGACGCCCACCTGGGCAAGGGCTCGGCCGTCGGAACCGTCATCCCCACCAAGGGCGCCGTAATTCCCGCGGCGGTCGGGGTGGACATCGGCTGCGGCATGGTCGCGGCAAAGACGCGGTTCACCGAGGACGATCTGTCGGGGAAGTTCGGCGGCGACTACCGGCCAAAGTTGCCTCAGCTGCGACGCGCGGTCGAGGAGACAATTCCGCTGTCGCCGGGCAACTACAACAAGTCGCTTCGGCGGTTTCCGTTCACCACCAAAAAGCTCGACGAGCTGTTCAAGCTGCAGGATGACCTCGGTGTCGACCTGTCGCACAGCCCAAAGTGGATGGAGCAGTTGGGATCATTGGGCGGCGGGAATCACTTCATCGAACTGTGCTTGGACACCGACGACAACGTCTGGTTGTTCCTGCACAGCGGCTCGCGCGGCGTCGGCAACAAAATCGCACAGCGGCACATCAAGATCGCCCTGCAGCAATGTACAAAGGACCCCTTGATCAAGCTGCCGAACCGGGACCTGGCGTTTCTCACGGAAGGCGCTCCCGAATTCGACCGCTACATCAAGGATTTGGAGTGGGCTCAGCGCTTCGCCTACCTCAACCGCGCCGAGATGATGGATCGCTTTGTCCACGTCTTTGCTCAGTGGCTCGGTGTGCAAGCGCAACGTGTGGAGTTGGAGCGAATCAACACGCACCATAACTACACGGTCCCAACGCAAATCGACGGTGAGGCTGTCTGGCTGACTCGCAAGGGCGCAATCGACGCGACCGAGGGCAAGCTGGGCATCATCCCTGGGTCGATGGGTACGCGTTCGTACATCGTGCGCGGCAAGGGAAACGCCGACGGACTCTGGTCGGCCCCGCACGGGGCAGGCCGGCGGTTCAGCCGGACAAAAGCCAAGAAGCTTTTTACCGAGCAGGATCTGGCAGCGGCCATGGCGGGCATCGAATACCGGCACGGCAAGGAATGGGTCGACGAGATTCCGCAGGCCTACAAGGACATCGACCAGGTGATGACGGACGCGGAACCACTCGTCGAAATCGTCACCTCGTTGCGGCAGATCATGAACGTCAAGGGCACCTAG
- a CDS encoding PE family protein, translated as MSYVIAAPEALSAAAGDLAKIADSINTTRAAAASHTTGIMAAATDEVSTAVANLFSSYGQQYQSLSTQAMAFHDRFVQAVAAGAGSYAGAEAAAASPLQSALDAINSPFLAATGRPLVGNGANGTAANPNGGDGGLLLGNGGTGYTQTTAGVAGGRGGNAGLLGNGGAGGGAGAGANGGSGGAGGMLYGSGGAGGAGGAATLLLGPGVGGAGGDAGLWGSGGAGGPGGAGLAGVAGTNSTSQAAAGGNGSNEIQAPGGSGDPGANGAAGAGQVGGTGGTGGSSTYANVATPAAEGGTGGAGGIGGTGAAGSAGGVGGAGGSGGAGGLLFGDGGAGGVGGVGGAGGAGAVGGTGGLGGTGGQGTATNAVNAGALGGDGGRGGTGGVGGIGGTGGDGGVGGAGGRGGLFGSGGAAGHGGAGGAGGQGGGGGVGGAGGTGGDATAGVTGGTAHANAGRGGSGGDGGNGGDGGHGGVGGAAGTPGAGLFGLGLSGSSGITGSAGTGGAGGGGGMGSTSVGGPGTPHNSGTGGFQGGVRTDTDAPVFGVSGSPGNPG; from the coding sequence ATGTCATACGTAATCGCGGCACCTGAGGCCTTGAGCGCGGCGGCCGGGGATTTGGCCAAGATCGCGGACTCGATCAATACCACCAGGGCAGCCGCGGCATCCCACACGACCGGGATCATGGCGGCGGCGACCGATGAGGTGTCGACGGCTGTCGCGAACTTGTTTTCCTCTTACGGACAGCAGTACCAATCGCTCAGCACCCAGGCAATGGCGTTTCATGACCGGTTCGTGCAGGCGGTAGCCGCTGGTGCGGGCTCGTATGCCGGCGCCGAGGCCGCCGCGGCCTCGCCGCTACAGAGTGCGCTCGATGCGATCAATTCGCCTTTCCTGGCGGCGACCGGCCGTCCGTTGGTCGGTAACGGGGCCAACGGGACCGCGGCGAATCCCAACGGCGGTGACGGCGGTCTCTTACTCGGCAACGGCGGCACCGGCTACACGCAAACAACGGCTGGCGTAGCCGGCGGCCGCGGCGGGAACGCTGGATTGCTTGGCAATGGCGGCGCGGGCGGTGGCGCCGGGGCCGGTGCAAACGGCGGCAGCGGTGGAGCCGGCGGAATGCTCTATGGCAGCGGCGGCGCCGGCGGCGCCGGTGGGGCTGCCACGCTGCTCCTCGGCCCCGGCGTTGGCGGTGCGGGTGGAGACGCAGGGCTGTGGGGCAGCGGCGGGGCCGGGGGCCCCGGCGGCGCGGGCCTGGCCGGGGTTGCCGGCACGAACAGCACATCGCAGGCCGCGGCAGGCGGCAACGGCTCTAATGAGATCCAAGCTCCAGGCGGCTCGGGCGACCCAGGTGCCAACGGCGCCGCTGGCGCGGGCCAGGTCGGCGGCACGGGTGGCACTGGCGGCTCCAGTACCTACGCCAACGTCGCCACCCCCGCCGCCGAAGGGGGCACCGGCGGCGCTGGCGGCATCGGCGGCACGGGGGCCGCCGGTAGTGCCGGCGGTGTCGGAGGCGCCGGTGGTAGCGGCGGCGCCGGCGGACTGCTGTTCGGCGACGGAGGCGCCGGCGGTGTCGGTGGTGTCGGAGGGGCAGGAGGTGCCGGCGCCGTCGGCGGGACGGGTGGTCTCGGCGGTACCGGCGGTCAAGGCACCGCTACCAACGCCGTAAACGCAGGAGCCCTCGGCGGAGACGGCGGCCGCGGCGGCACGGGCGGAGTTGGCGGCATCGGCGGCACGGGTGGTGATGGGGGTGTTGGAGGTGCCGGTGGTCGCGGTGGGTTGTTCGGCAGCGGCGGTGCTGCCGGACACGGGGGCGCTGGTGGCGCCGGCGGGCAGGGCGGTGGCGGCGGCGTTGGGGGCGCAGGAGGCACCGGCGGCGACGCCACTGCCGGGGTAACCGGGGGCACAGCTCACGCCAATGCCGGCCGCGGCGGCAGCGGCGGTGACGGGGGCAACGGCGGCGACGGCGGCCACGGCGGGGTTGGCGGCGCTGCGGGGACGCCGGGTGCAGGCCTCTTCGGCCTGGGCCTCTCGGGCTCGAGCGGCATCACCGGGTCCGCTGGGACCGGTGGAGCGGGTGGCGGCGGCGGCATGGGTAGTACGTCGGTCGGAGGACCAGGCACGCCCCATAACAGCGGCACTGGCGGATTCCAGGGCGGAGTCCGGACTGATACCGACGCGCCGGTCTTCGGCGTCAGCGGGTCTCCCGGTAACCCCGGATAG
- a CDS encoding alpha/beta fold hydrolase produces MTEGAPGPASPQAQAGGIAPLDVDGSGVLPPVADRVRRTFRLLEWFAPSLGSRWAVELWCTPPVLESSLRMPPGVGPGRPIEAYWDGHRVAGEEWGEGPPIYLVHGWGGQRAHLAVFVKPLVEAGYRVVAFDLPSHNESDPGALAPGRTTSIECAAAIAAMIETHGPAHAVVAHSLGANATAFAAAQGAPVGRLVLLAPMGEFPLYLDLFAARHGFGRRIRAGLQRRLERRIGMPLHETNMTRIGQRANYPPLLLIHDPDDPDSPYAASERLATAWPGARLVTTRGLGRLAHYRILRHRPAILAGVEFIGVQAAES; encoded by the coding sequence ATGACTGAAGGAGCTCCTGGACCCGCGTCGCCACAAGCACAGGCCGGCGGGATTGCCCCACTCGACGTCGACGGCTCCGGAGTCCTTCCCCCGGTCGCTGACAGAGTGCGCCGAACCTTTCGGCTGCTCGAATGGTTTGCGCCCTCTTTGGGATCGCGGTGGGCAGTCGAGTTGTGGTGCACCCCACCGGTACTCGAGTCGAGCCTGCGGATGCCGCCGGGTGTGGGCCCGGGCAGGCCGATAGAAGCGTATTGGGATGGGCATCGGGTCGCTGGCGAGGAATGGGGCGAGGGGCCGCCGATATACCTTGTCCACGGTTGGGGCGGCCAGCGGGCCCATCTGGCAGTGTTCGTCAAACCGCTGGTGGAGGCGGGGTATCGGGTCGTTGCGTTCGACTTGCCCAGCCACAACGAATCTGATCCCGGTGCGCTAGCCCCCGGGCGTACCACTTCCATCGAGTGTGCCGCCGCGATTGCGGCCATGATCGAGACCCATGGGCCTGCCCACGCGGTAGTCGCTCATTCACTCGGCGCAAACGCGACCGCATTTGCGGCGGCACAGGGTGCACCCGTAGGGCGCTTGGTCTTATTGGCGCCCATGGGCGAATTTCCCCTCTATCTCGACCTATTCGCCGCACGCCACGGCTTCGGTCGCCGGATCCGCGCGGGCCTGCAGCGGCGTCTGGAAAGACGAATCGGCATGCCGCTACACGAGACGAACATGACGCGGATCGGTCAACGAGCCAACTACCCGCCACTGCTCCTGATCCACGACCCCGACGACCCGGATAGCCCCTATGCCGCCAGCGAGCGACTGGCCACGGCATGGCCAGGCGCACGGCTAGTGACCACGCGAGGGCTCGGCCGATTAGCTCATTACCGAATCTTGCGCCACCGCCCCGCGATTCTCGCCGGGGTGGAATTCATCGGCGTCCAAGCGGCTGAAAGTTGA
- a CDS encoding SigB/SigF/SigG family RNA polymerase sigma factor, translated as MTLTGEYADVAEMFRRLNELPPESVAYRQQRDLIVQRCLPLADHIASRYRGRGESLDDLVQVARVGLINAVNRFDIDNGADFLAFAVPTITGEVRRHFRDHGWAVKVPRRIKELQSQLNTATNDLTRQLQRAPNASELAERLGIDRAVVVDVMVANSNYSVLSMDAPRGEGDEGDSLKDTMGSTDPSLEKILSVETVRPLIAALPERERMVIKLRFFDEMTQTEIAERVGCSQMHVSRLLARALDKLRSGAHRPDLAATG; from the coding sequence ATGACGTTGACCGGCGAGTACGCAGACGTCGCCGAAATGTTTCGCCGTCTGAACGAGTTGCCGCCAGAGTCTGTCGCGTATCGCCAGCAGCGAGATCTGATTGTGCAGCGGTGCTTACCGTTAGCCGACCACATCGCCAGTCGCTACCGAGGACGGGGCGAGTCCCTCGATGATCTCGTACAGGTAGCCCGGGTAGGTCTGATCAACGCGGTCAACCGTTTCGACATCGACAACGGCGCAGACTTTCTAGCATTCGCGGTTCCAACGATCACGGGCGAAGTTCGTCGCCACTTCCGCGACCACGGATGGGCTGTGAAAGTGCCGCGACGGATCAAGGAACTTCAGTCGCAATTGAACACGGCGACAAACGATTTGACGCGGCAGCTGCAGCGAGCCCCCAACGCGTCAGAACTGGCCGAGCGCCTAGGTATCGACCGAGCGGTGGTAGTGGACGTGATGGTTGCGAACAGCAACTATTCGGTGCTATCCATGGATGCCCCACGAGGAGAAGGCGACGAGGGGGACTCGTTGAAAGACACAATGGGGTCTACCGATCCGAGCCTCGAAAAGATTTTAAGTGTTGAGACGGTGCGGCCCCTGATCGCTGCTTTGCCAGAGCGGGAGCGAATGGTCATCAAACTTCGCTTTTTCGACGAGATGACACAGACCGAAATCGCTGAACGAGTCGGGTGTTCGCAAATGCACGTCTCACGTCTACTTGCCCGCGCTCTGGACAAACTGCGTAGCGGCGCCCATCGGCCAGACCTGGCCGCGACGGGCTGA
- a CDS encoding transposase produces MKNIAVGSRVKVSADGYGVVSHAGMAMVRELADRSGLSAQVTAALADTYRGPWVYAPGEVFADLAAAVADGADCIDAVGQLCGDREHVLGAKASTTTMWRLIDERIDASHLPRVRAARAAARAAAWPPAPPRTGWLVAHRHRRHPGPRSFR; encoded by the coding sequence GTGAAGAATATCGCGGTCGGGTCGCGGGTGAAAGTTTCCGCCGACGGTTATGGTGTCGTGTCGCATGCCGGGATGGCCATGGTGCGTGAGCTCGCGGACCGCAGCGGGTTATCGGCGCAGGTCACCGCCGCGTTGGCAGATACCTACCGGGGCCCGTGGGTGTATGCGCCCGGGGAGGTGTTCGCTGATCTGGCTGCCGCGGTCGCCGATGGGGCGGACTGCATCGACGCGGTCGGACAACTGTGCGGCGACCGTGAGCATGTCCTGGGTGCCAAAGCCTCCACGACCACGATGTGGCGGCTAATCGATGAGCGCATCGATGCTTCGCACCTACCGCGGGTGCGTGCCGCCCGGGCTGCGGCCCGCGCAGCGGCCTGGCCGCCGGCGCCGCCCCGCACCGGGTGGCTGGTTGCACATCGACATCGACGCCACCCTGGTCCTCGATCATTCCGATAA
- a CDS encoding transposase: protein MRCDTAGATHDFADACRAAGGVLLRLPRGLAGAGRCGHSQHRAVLVSGDRHRRWYPRGRLGRRGHQPGQPVIVAAGTRLILRKERPHPGAQLRFTDADGMRVTAFITDTPPGVVAGQVAGLELRHRQHARVEDRIRELKATGLRNLPCQAFDANAAWLEIVLAAADLVTWCQLIGFTGHPA, encoded by the coding sequence GTGCGCTGCGACACCGCCGGGGCCACCCACGACTTCGCCGACGCCTGCCGCGCCGCGGGCGGGGTTCTCCTTCGGCTACCCCGTGGATTGGCGGGTGCAGGACGCTGTGGACACTCTCAACATCGGGCAGTGCTGGTATCCGGCGATCGACACCGACGGTGGTATCCGCGAGGGCGCCTGGGTCGCCGAGGCCACCAACCTGGTCAACCTGTCATCGTGGCGGCGGGGACCCGGCTGATCCTGCGCAAGGAAAGGCCCCATCCGGGTGCGCAGTTGCGGTTCACCGACGCCGACGGGATGCGGGTCACCGCGTTCATCACCGACACACCGCCCGGTGTGGTCGCCGGCCAGGTGGCAGGTCTGGAACTACGCCACCGCCAACACGCCCGCGTCGAAGACCGCATCCGCGAACTCAAAGCCACCGGCCTGCGCAACCTGCCGTGTCAGGCATTCGACGCCAACGCCGCCTGGCTGGAAATCGTCTTGGCCGCAGCCGATCTGGTCACCTGGTGCCAGCTCATCGGATTCACCGGCCACCCGGCCTGA
- a CDS encoding PE family protein → MSHLIVAPPMMMKAAEDLKIIGSDLSTAHAAAAMRTVAVAPAAADEVSAGIAHLFSQYAEGYHALAEKAAAFQAQFVRSLDAARGAYLTAEEANASLLQVGPAAVVHEPPIDVPPPTPSLIRSPVEVFFDMWRNTIESLLLQQMMGRYNLFLTLVSNVLKTMSDTMGSIVQNLR, encoded by the coding sequence ATGTCGCATTTGATCGTTGCGCCGCCCATGATGATGAAGGCGGCAGAGGACTTGAAAATCATCGGGTCGGACCTCAGCACAGCACATGCGGCTGCGGCTATGCGCACCGTCGCCGTGGCGCCCGCAGCGGCCGACGAGGTGTCCGCGGGTATCGCGCATCTGTTTTCCCAGTACGCAGAGGGTTATCACGCGTTGGCCGAGAAGGCCGCCGCGTTTCAAGCGCAGTTCGTGCGCAGTTTGGACGCGGCGAGGGGCGCCTATCTGACTGCCGAGGAGGCTAATGCTTCACTGTTGCAAGTTGGCCCCGCTGCTGTGGTCCACGAGCCGCCGATCGACGTGCCGCCACCCACGCCGTCGCTAATACGCTCTCCGGTTGAGGTGTTCTTCGACATGTGGCGCAACACCATTGAATCTCTGTTGCTTCAGCAGATGATGGGCAGGTACAACCTGTTTCTGACGCTCGTGTCCAATGTCTTGAAGACGATGTCTGACACCATGGGTTCGATAGTGCAGAACCTGAGGTAG
- a CDS encoding cytochrome P450, with product MFSPLIAAGRLNVAAAIRTRRRGYSGWTGAVNTDYDPLDPAVAAQPHAAYDAMHRSGRVHYNPRRATWILHRLDDVRAALRDTDRVTSSEGVTRIRVVADLVVLTDGEQHSRLRKQVHPAFTKGALDSWRDIIDSLAAELVDDMIASRGCDAVELLTTPMPLRVIAAILGVPESDIADFRRWSDESTQIINFTPTVKGFVNTTRSLRAAAALRRYFLKQLADGHLKDSDTVLGRLLAHNSDGALTDNQLFYIAILLLIAGNETTTNLLGGMLHTYAHYPEQYDMIRANPDLIPQAIEEHVRYTSPIQNLYRYTRADYQVGEVTIPAGSRVMLSFGAANRDPLAFDDPNTFRADRNPRSHVGFGYGPHLCLGAPLARMEAQAVLRELVSRVSRISVTGPTTWSTNSSLRGPTRLPVVLHE from the coding sequence ATGTTCTCGCCGCTCATTGCGGCGGGTCGATTGAACGTCGCGGCGGCGATTCGCACGCGTAGGCGTGGGTACAGCGGGTGGACGGGTGCGGTCAACACGGACTACGACCCACTGGACCCAGCAGTGGCAGCGCAGCCCCATGCTGCGTACGACGCCATGCACCGCAGTGGACGTGTTCACTACAACCCCCGACGCGCGACCTGGATCCTGCACCGCCTCGACGATGTCCGCGCAGCGCTGCGCGACACCGACCGGGTGACCAGCAGCGAGGGAGTGACCCGAATACGGGTAGTCGCCGATCTCGTCGTGCTCACCGACGGCGAGCAGCACAGCCGCCTGCGGAAACAAGTCCACCCGGCCTTCACCAAAGGGGCGCTGGACAGTTGGCGCGACATCATCGACAGCCTCGCCGCCGAACTCGTCGACGACATGATCGCTTCGCGCGGCTGTGATGCAGTAGAGCTGTTAACGACGCCGATGCCCCTTCGGGTGATCGCAGCGATTCTCGGCGTCCCGGAGAGCGACATCGCCGACTTCCGCCGTTGGTCGGACGAGAGCACTCAGATAATCAACTTCACGCCCACGGTAAAAGGTTTCGTCAACACAACGCGATCCCTGCGGGCCGCAGCGGCTCTGCGGCGCTACTTCTTGAAACAACTCGCGGACGGGCATCTCAAAGACTCGGACACCGTCCTCGGCCGCTTATTGGCGCACAACTCCGATGGGGCGCTAACCGACAACCAGTTGTTCTACATCGCCATCCTGCTTCTGATCGCCGGCAATGAGACCACAACCAACCTTCTTGGCGGGATGCTGCACACCTACGCCCATTACCCCGAGCAGTACGACATGATCCGCGCCAACCCCGACCTCATCCCGCAGGCCATCGAAGAACATGTCCGCTACACCAGTCCCATTCAAAACCTCTACCGCTACACACGTGCCGACTATCAAGTCGGCGAGGTCACCATCCCAGCGGGTTCACGCGTGATGTTGTCGTTCGGAGCGGCCAACCGCGACCCGCTCGCATTCGACGACCCCAATACCTTCCGCGCCGACCGAAACCCACGCTCCCACGTGGGATTTGGCTACGGTCCACACCTGTGCCTCGGTGCACCGCTGGCACGAATGGAGGCACAAGCCGTCCTCCGCGAACTGGTCTCCCGGGTGTCACGAATCTCCGTCACCGGACCCACGACGTGGTCCACCAACAGCTCACTACGCGGGCCGACACGACTCCCTGTCGTTCTCCACGAATAG
- a CDS encoding protease inhibitor I42 family protein, with protein sequence MTVNDSDNGRHIELKGGQMLDIVLADDYETSHHQWRDERTYDTSVLEPLGMRFEPARKPPGGGEGGTFTSKYRAGRAGTVHVTLVQADNSDHVARRFAIDVTVR encoded by the coding sequence GTGACGGTTAACGATTCCGACAACGGTCGTCACATCGAACTCAAGGGCGGCCAGATGTTGGACATCGTCCTGGCCGACGACTATGAGACGTCGCACCATCAGTGGCGTGACGAGCGGACATACGACACCTCGGTTCTCGAACCGTTAGGGATGAGATTCGAACCCGCGCGCAAGCCTCCTGGCGGCGGCGAGGGTGGAACGTTCACCAGCAAATACCGGGCCGGCCGTGCCGGAACTGTGCACGTCACCCTGGTGCAGGCGGACAACAGCGACCACGTCGCGCGCCGCTTCGCGATCGACGTCACGGTGCGCTAG